Genomic segment of Benincasa hispida cultivar B227 chromosome 1, ASM972705v1, whole genome shotgun sequence:
ctcctacttactatgaacactctatccatccaccttgatattaatctacccaaacaccatccgtagggggacacgccaaaggtgccttgaggccgagggtagatctcatagtgtggactatgagggagaaacgcgTGAGGTGAAAATGAAGCATCACATGCCCCAAGAACcccccactgaatgttctacctaggggtttattaacctagactaTCCGGCTACTGATGatgatctaagtcatttattaagtttgctaaaaaacaacttttggctttgaaattaaaaaaaaaaaaaatccaagtagtcacattaaactctttaatggactggccTTAATTTGTATGCATGCATCAGATCTATCTAAAtgacctttccaggtaggttcccaggtaggggtgtacCGTTTTCATCAttttaaataccccagcctagatagaatcCGCCTTTGACAGAAGGTCTATTATAGATAGACTTGCTACGtattaatcttttactaattattttagttttaatttcattttataaccatttataaaataaacaactaaaacactcatGCCACgtaacgaagtatttataacacttataaatataatgttaaataaataaagaatatataaattttacccttatattatatgatgcatgagcatgcacttatgtaaattaaatcatgcttcactaaatcataacacttataataaagagaatatgcatgacctaaggtggaatttatctatatgtgcataccatatgacaaatatatatatatatatatatatcacatgcataaaatcatggattaatggaccgggatgaaccaaaATAAAACCGGAATGAGAAAACAATCTATTTACATAATTCAgctgagcaaaccggttcacaagcgaaccgggtcttgaaccatcgAGCAAAGCTCCCATCGTAAACATctctaggtaaacgatcgtgtagcgcacacTATATGATAGTgtaaaagctaaatgatcgcatagacaataATGAGGTCGTGAAGCCTGATTGTCTAGATGATCTCTTCgtgatcgtatagtcagtaactatgcgatgaggcttgctgagctataTGATCATCTAGTGCACACGCACGTTAAACGACAGCTGAGCATCTGATACTCAGCAATCGTATACCTGATCGTCGACACGAtacgatcaacccttgatcgcgtacccgatcgtcaacacgatacgatcaacccttgatcgcatACCTGATCGTCGACACAATGCGATCAACCTTTGATCGCATTCCCCATCTTCTAcagatgcgatcaacccttgatcgtttccttcctcgaagaaccacAACGCTTGCTCTGATATtcttcatgaacgactcaaaactcaaacaaactttgaattacagactcgataacgattatcaaagcccaaaaacataggggcttTTACAAACAAttgcaaatgtaaaagaatttaatcaAACTCAGGCTAccatccacgaaaacatccattaatccgcacatccacaacaatttaacgaATTTAAACAGAGTAgacatgcacccaccaagaacgtaTATGTTATtcgttgcaacaatgaaattggaatatcagaaacctggctctgataccaattaaaggaactcttattcaagagtacccatgagcagaagcggatatttccaattcattgtaacagaattaccacatatacattcaaaacatactaatatgcattcataatgctaatgAGATCCagagatcataccagatgaagatttttGCTTCACAGCGAGTCAAAAActcaaccgtctacctcgaacaatcaccactcgaactgaaggaaacggagatgacaccaccactcagagccctcagtattcttggagtgagaatccaaagtgtgggctttgttcggatttggtagaggaaaggaggaagagagaccatACACAACGATCACGTAAGTGGGAAatgaggtcgtctatcgcatagacaagatgtttgatcgtttaggtgaagtatacgatcgtgtaggaaaaagtaagcgatcgtctaaacgatcgtgtaggaaaaagtaagcggtcgtctaaacgatcgtgtaggaaaagggtgagtgatcatctaaacaatcgtgtaggaaaaacgaagcgatcgtctatacgatcgtttattaaatatcaggagctaaacgatcgcttaggaaagttaaactatcgtttagttaatagcgCGTGAAGGTGTAATCAGTAAGCggtcgcttagcaatatcgtatatgtaagcgatcgtgctgGCACCATCGTATAGGCACTAATTTTCTAAACAATGAcactctctttaacacaatgtccgtGCCTCCATGCTCAACACACTGTCAGCtttttatgcatctcaaagtgatctttcaatacactcatccgttatttagaacagaGATGctgtcccatttcctttataaccctcaaatgaatgtgatctcattATATTgacaacaaataaattaatatcatatattaattataatatttttctctactagatataaatcatatttatatccaatttcctccaaattaatgtatctcatacataaagttaattatatcatatttaattaactcgttcaattatatcatatatatcgaACTTATTCCCTCTTgcaattgaacatttcaactgCCTCAAAAAATTGACTTCTCAACTTGACCAGGCAACCCAGGGGACCTtaggacctatggctcgaagctcccaAACGTATCGTGAATAGTCTGACTAAACTTTTAGTCCACTGCATATCCACCATTCTATTAACTGCTAGGttttccactaaagaccgacagttttAACTCTTCTTgcaatagatatatttctatgtccattatgataaaccaatcatcagtacatgacccttcacagatgctcgtaattacagtaggccaatttaccgttttgcacctttaattacatcttcctccttaaagtactaccgatccctctaaatgaacaattacaacatagtcctactatgttgAACACcgtctcgagccatgagaaggtgtgtgcccgcacatcgttcaagctccggatcagcccttaagagagcaatctatctacttacccctactttgcgGAAGGAGTGACTCCAttttgtgaagctgagttcccagctccaaatTAAACGATCCCCAGAATGGTAGTTTTGAGTCGACGCTATGGCCACtagcacccatgcaaatcaaaggaccgcccctcaatgcaggagttcccaatcctcaggattgaggttaatgttacctatggttatctagtgaagtgaagtcttagtcatgaacagagttatatgacaagaccaTTACACTTTTCgagtcaggtcttatacaaactctttatataggacgccccctgTGCTCGCAAGTGTcgcactacacgaatgatcaggatcagaccatctatgacaagtcacaacatttgtaacaattccacaaagcgggcccgGTCCGtaagtgttaccaggataaaggtttcccttctatatccgatatactatagactatttttgttgtcacttaagacatgtcaattgtatgtcactacatacatgcttaagttacttaaagacaaccagggatataaGTTTACTGGTTGTGGTAAAATAAagaacatctaaatgtgcaaagtcaattagtgaataaatatcaaatacaaatgatgtgatccacagtgTTACCGagatgagatatccaatttcatctataacttatagaccatttaggctatatactataacttgatcctatttatggcactacataaagttaaagtattcatatatatagccatgaatttgtttattggatttttcataatagaatgcaatatcaacaactttattgaataaatatcctcaaaatatattttattgataaatagaatattaacataattacgaactgcgagtttttagacATCCCCAACAGATGTAACACAAGGGTAATAGGTAATTTTGGCCCACTGTACtgtacgagcaatctgtgaaaggtcatcacaCACTGTTGAGTGTAGCATCGGTCTTTAGTTAGTAAACCAATATGTAACAATgttggtaatttaattaaagagtttaaattaTTATCTGAGTACTGttggaacttcaatctatagtccataaagtcccctctgtagctcaacagggattaattgataattaattttgtggattaattgaaatgttcaaattattgagagaaattaattatatatgatataattaatcaaattaattatatatgtgatataattatataatgtattgTATTTCGATTCATtataatttaaggtaatatgagagatttgaatatgattcaaatactaattatatgaatgagattcatgtaattaaatttaatataaatatgatttatttgagaggaattaaatatttggatgtgatccaaatataattatatggatgagattcatataagtgaatttaatataaatgtgatttatattaaatgtcatgtattgttgagagaaaataaaatctataagttatgttgtatttaatgcaatataaaactataggctatatgttatatttgatataacatataatgtatatagataataaagtaattattatatatattattaatttaattgaaattaattaaagggaagaaGTTACAACTCCTTCCCCCCATTCTCTCAGTTAATTGATGTGGGTTGTAAAACATTAATGTGGTTGGAGATTCATCTTCTTTCTCAATTATCTTTGAGAAGAGTTCTCATtggaaaaactaaaacaaaggAGAAAAGTTTTTCTCCTCCCTCTCAttctctccatctccttccctcttccaaggactcaagcaaagcccacaacttttgcttgaatcctttatcccaagagaatacaaagggttctcaagtggtggtgtcccttttggagaaggagatcTACTTGTGGCTTGTTTgaaggattcttgaagaatagtcttcaaaggtaagagtttataaaaccctaagttttttcttttgtattgcatactataatttatgtaaatgcatatcttgttcttgttttactgtaaaacttatattcaataaaaaatggaaattgggaTAATCTTGCTTCTAATCAAGGATCTCTCCTTagttagagttccttcaaaaccATAGTGGGTGTTTAATTAGACGGTGGAAATTAAACATTCATCCTAGCATAAGCCCTAAAACTTAATGTGGTTGgataatcatatttaatatggattcatttaagcatgtttagctaattaggtaattaggaccattggttggaTGTCCAATTGATTGGGCTAGGCATagttaagaaacaaaaattacatTAAGCAATTTGATTATCGAAATTaaattgaacaattaaaatttccTTAAGCTAGGTCGTTTCCTTTAATTGTATTTCTATCTTTTAGTCTCAttgcattttatttcttttattcattACCTTTCCAATCCACACAAAcaccaccccccccccccatataattttaccactttaactaaaaactagCTTCGAGGAACTAATATTTTGCGCTTCATTGtggttcgaccctgaacttgtcgcttgtactaccagttagtataTAAGTAGTTCAACTAGTAAGGATTTATGGGCGACAATAAATTTCGAGCCTAGAAAATTGGTGTCGTTGCCGGGGAAGCCAATTAGTTCTTCTTAGTTaagtttttagttaaagtttcttttgatttgattttttttctttcttgtgtCAATTGAGCATGACAGGATTTCCAAATTAATCTTTGACATCCGAAAGCCGAGTTGCAGGTCTTGACGACGAGGTAAGTGGCCTTGATCGCCATATTGCCGAGTTGACCACTTGGTTGGCCACGTGATGAAGTGGAATTTGTAGCAAGCAGAGGTAGTAGACCCGAGGTTGCAGCGGAGTCCAGTACCACATGGTCATTTTAAGGAGGAGTATTATGGTCATTTGGACTATGAGCCTCACCATTCTTGGTAGGAGTCCATTGACCATAGATACTTAGGATGACAACAGAGCTTGATTTTATAGCACCCCACCAATTGACTCATGCTCAGCTTTAAGGTCAGGTAAGTCTTTAGAGGCTTTGGTTGTGAAGCTTGTCGACTACACTTTTGAGCTTCAGCAGGACACCCTTCATAGGCAGTAGAAGTTCGAGCTCTTCCAGCATGAGAGTTTTTGCCTCAAGGCAAAGGCTAAAATCGACTTGCAAAGCCTAAGTGACCTTGTTGCTCAGCTTGCAACTTTAGTTGGGAGGCCTGACGAGCCGTTGCTAGACCATTCCTTAGATTTATCAGAGGCTCAGACGCATGAGGTAGTCCACGCTGACATGATGGAGGAGGAGGAACCATTTCTTGGAGATTCGTGCCCATGTATGACTTTGGAGTTTTTAATTTCTGAACTTGCTAATACCTCTCTTTAGTTTCAGTAGGACATTCAAGCTCAGTTGCAAAGTATGGCCAACCATGTTGCCTAGCTGACAGAGGTTGTGTAGAGATTGGAGAGCGTGCCAGAGCAGCCCATTGTCTGTACCTCGGAGGTTGAGTTCCTTGTGAACTACTACTACTCCAGTGATGATGAGGATGTCACTCAATGCTTCTCAGTTTGTGAGGCTAATAAAGATCCCAAGCCTAAATCTGACGATATCCAGGTGATAGGTTAGAGGTCAAAAGACCTCGCCCTGTTCTAACTCCTGGCATTTCGtatatatttgagttttgttccTTTAGGTCTTATGAGTTTGTTGcgtcttttctttctttaaactcttTAGAGTCATTCGAgtattttgattctttcttttttccttttttaccaTATACTAAAAACACCAAATTCAACTTGTctggttctcttcaaaagatgaggAGCTTTATAGCTTATCGGGCTATATTCACTCATCCAAGAAGGGACCAAAGAAATACAAGGATTTCTTTGTGCCTTGATAGGGGACAGGTCATGTCAAGTAATCGACGTTAAATAAGAGTGTTTGAAAGTTATTCTTGACGTTAAATAAGGAGTTATTCTGGGATAATATTTGATTGAGAGTGTCTCACTTCAATGATAGGAATAACTGTACACCCTGAGGAATCATTTATTCCAAATCACTAAATGTatcattaaaaaattcaatgatGTTGGGGTTCATTAATCTTTGCTAAAGTGGTTGGATTagaatgaaaaatgaatttttgcacAAAGTGTCTAATATAGGTAATGTGTTTTTGTATCAACATATCTAACTCAATCGTTATCTTTCTTGGCAccaaaaaattaaatgtaaaaaattatacaacttagaaaaatacgatGAATACGGTTTTGGTAGTGGATGACCTCAAATTCGTTCTCACAAAGGAATGTCCTCTAGCCCTTGGACACAACGCAtcacgaagtgttcgtgatgCTTATAAGAGGTGGACCAAGGCCAATGATAAGGCAAAGATCTATATTTTGGCATGCTTATCTGAAGTTCTGGCCAAAAAGCATAAGACCATGATCACTGCATGCCAGATCATTGAATCATTGTGTGATATGTTTAGAAAACCATCCTCACAAGCCATGTATGATGCTCTTAAGTTCATCTTCAGTGCGCGAATGTTTGAAGGATTGTCTATTAGGGAACATGTCCTTAACATGATGAACCATTTCAATATTGCTAAAATGAATGGAAGTCTCATAAATGAGCCCAGTCAGATGAGCTCTATCATGCAATCGCTGTCGGACAATTTTCTGTAATTCCGTAGGAATtgtgttatgaacaaaattgactacaaccttaccACCCTCCATAATGAGCTACAAATTTTTTAGTCTTTAATGAAAGCTAAAAGAAATAATGTTGAGATTGTTGGAATGTATCAGTAagcagcagaagcaacaaggatcaataagcatgctaattcattaattttggcagaaactaaagtaTGCTCTTACAGAAACAAGTGGGCTTCAAGTCacacctttgtagaacttcttcaaatctcgATTCTCAACTGCAtatttctccaaatcttattgtagaccaccttaagatcttccccacttTCCTTTTGgagctctagattgagttatgagactcaaaataagcttgaatgaaggaaacttggagaagaactcacagcagcaacccacttaaagaacaccttcttcaacccaaatttttcagcaaaaattctatagattgcatgcctcaatttcactccaatcttctcaatatattgcagactatcatgcaaagaagatggctgcatgagatgcaactcatccTTGGAATTATTGAAGCCAAAGTTTATGGGTTTTTTGTGAGCTACTATGAAGGTAAATGGAAAATCCCATAAATCcattttatgtgatttaatctttttcaatttaaaaaatcaatttaatttataaaattgaaaatattattaattttaaaaaattaatttcataaatNNNNNNNNNNNNNNNNNtaatttaaataattataattaatttaatatcaaatattaaattaattttacacaaaaccACCTTCAcatatttaaaacttatttaaatattaattctccaattccgtttaattcttaaaattaaacgtgtaattataactcatttaattactaatttctttaattctaatttgaacatttcaaattaacttatcacgctattctaaagctaatccatttacgagctgattggtggatctcatggacctatagatcatgggctccaacgatttgagattaattggctaaactcattagaccgaattaactctcattcattaactaatggatcactccactaaagcccatagttgaactcccctcactgtagatatattatgtccactcgatataaccatgtttagtaagttaacccttcacaggtcgttcataataacggctgggtcaaatgtctgttctACCCCCGAGAtaacctcttgttccttaagtcccactgattctctaatgaacaattgatttgtgatccaatcaaaaaACTgagtccttctcgggccaatgagagggtggggccccttgacccgaagtcagcacttaagggaataacctctctactatccccaaaagcgagtaggagtgaattccttcttacaccctatgtccccagctatctactcggtcttatccctaaaatgggagtttattgagccggcactgttgagccaactctcatctatgaaaatctaagaataatcccgaataaataggagttcatagttagctcaggattaaggtcaacttacctaggtcattgctttgaaatagttagtcttaaacagtaaacagcgttataaagtaagagcgactgttttcgtggtccgatctagtacaaacccttttgcacaggacgccctcacttctcatgtcataacatgtatgaattaggatcacttcacttatagcactttacaactctttgtaacatctacagagtaggccacatccaatagtgttactagaataaggcacccaatcttattcatatactatagatcattttgactattttctcgaacctgatccacttttatgtctccacataaagttcaagtactcatgtaatagtcaagggacttttaagtttattggatttctgataagcaatacatatattcaataaaaacttattgaatttttagaataacttttattatttacaaaccacgagttttaggacataaaacccaacagagaCAAATGTTGCCTTCTCCTACAAGAAAAAGTTCatcagaggttcgacctctggaactaaatCTGTGTCTCCCTCTTCATCTGgtgtgaaaaattgaaaaaagaaaaagggtggAAAGGGAAATAAAACCACCACTGTTGTTGCTGCCCAAAAGGGCTAGAAGGTCAAAGTTGCAAAAGGAACATATTATCATTGCAACTAAAATGGGCATTGGAAAAGGaattgcccaaaatatttggcccaaaaaaagaagaaaaaataaggtaaatatgatttactggttttggaaACGTGTTTGATGGAAAATGAAAACTatacctggatacttgattcataAGCCACTAACTACGATTATACTTCTTTGCAGGAaactaggtcttagaaatagcTGACAGCGAGAGAGATGACTTTATGGGTTGGAACAAGAAAGGTTGCCTTGGCGATTGCAATTGGaagtttgaagttttttttttttaatcaaagttTATGTTGTTAGACAATGTTTTTTATGTCCCTAATTTTgaaaggaacttgatttcagTTTCATGTTTGTTCAAACACGCTTTTAATGTATCTTTTATTCGAGATAATGTGTTTGTCTCAAAAAatggtattaatatttgttctacaataaacaaaaacaacttatatgtactaaggtcgttagtatCTAAAATGCTCTAGAATATTGAAATATTCAACACTGCAACCACTAAAACTAAGAAGagaaaatttcttctaaagataaggctcatctttggcatctaagattaggtcacattaatcttaataggattgagaggttggttaagaATGAACTTCTTAACGAGTTAATTCTTTAGTTGTATGTGAATCTTTTCTAGaatgaaaaatgacaaaacaaccttttactggaaaggcTATAGAGCAAAAGAACATTTGGAGTTTacacattcagacctttgtggtctgatgagtgtaaaagctagaggagggtttgaatattttgtcacttttacggatgattattcaagatatgggcatGTTTATCTAATGTAACATAAGTTTGACACACTTGAAAAttttaaggagtataaggctgaagttgaaaatttgtttggtaaaaagattaaaacacttcgataagattgaggtggagagtacatggatattGAATTCCAGAACtgtatgatagaacatggaatcacatctcaACTTTCGgcatctggtacacctcaacaaaacggtgcatcagaaaggagaaatagaaccctattggacatagTTCACTCTATAATGAACTATGCTTCTCTACCTATCTCGTTATGGGTttatgtagtggagactgcaccTTATCTTTTAAACCAAGtttcattaaagagttttactGGAACACCTTTTGAAATATGGAGAGTTATAAAAGTAGTTTATGACATCTCAAGATTTTGAGATGTCTAGCATATGTGCTTATGacaaatccaaagaaattggaaccacgttcaagattatgcctatttgtaggttattctAAAGAAACGAGAGGTTGTCTATTCTTCgatccaaaagaaaacaaagtatttgtatcgacaaatgctactttcttagAAGAAAACCACATTAGAGAACATAAGCCAAGGAGCCAAAtcgtattaaatgaaatttttagagaaactactaaaacttcagcaagagttgttgaagaggcgAGCACTTCAACAggagttgttgatgttgtttCATCTAGTCAAACACATCCTTCTCATGTGTTGAGAGAGACTTGACGTAGTGGAAGGATTGTAACCCAACCTACTCATTatttgggtttaacaaaaactcatACCGTCATATTAGATGATAAGGTTTAGAATCCATCGTCTTACAAGAAGACAATAgttgatgttgacaaagatgaacgAATCAAAGTCATGggtcaagaaatggagtctatgcacCCCAATtttgtctgggaacttgtagatcaatctgatAGAGTTAAACtcataggttgcaaatggatctacaagagaaaactgggtgtagatggaaagatgaaaacatttaaggctagactagaaacaaagagttataccaaggttgagggagtggctatgaagaaactttctcacttgttgctaTGATTAAGTCTATCTGAATTCTTTTAtctattgccacatattatgactatgagatatgacaagtagatgtcaagattgcctttttgaatggtaatatTGACGAAACCATCTACATGACCTAACTagagggattcattgaacaagatcaagagcaaaagttttgcaagcttaatcatccatttatggattgaaacaagaatctcgatcttggaatataaagtTTGATGTTGTAGTCAAgtcttatagctttgatcaaaatgttgacgagtcttgtgtttacaagaagatcatcaacaattcagtagcttttcttgtattgtatgtagatgatatcctactaattgggaatcATGTATGCTACCTAACTACCATTAAAGAATGACTAGCTGCTcaattcaaatgaaagatttgggtgaagtATAATTTGTTCTAAGGATCCAAATTACaagggatcgaaagaacaaatcaCTAGCCTTGTCTTAGGTATCCTATATTGATAAAGTGCTTGTCATATATtcaatgcaaaattccaagaaaggtttgttacctttcaagcatggaattatcttgtctaaggaatagtgttctaagacacctcaagaggttaaggagataAGATGGATTCTCTATGCATTTGCAATGGGTAGCCTTATATATGTTGTGTTGTTTACTAGACCCGACATCTGCCATGCAGTGAGagtagtcagtagatatcaatccaatccatgatttgatcactggacagtAGTTCAAgttattctcaagtatcttagaagaacgagaaactatatgcttgtgtatggtgctaaggatttgatccttacaagatacactaactctcagactaataaggattcaaggaaatccacatcaggattagtgttcatTCTAAATGGAGGAGTTATGGTATTGCGCAACATTAAACAAGGGGTATTGCGgattccaccatggaggctaGGTATGTAGCTGCCtgtgaagctactaagaaaGCCGTATAGCTCAAAAAATTTCTCatagatttgaaagttgttccaaatatgtccttgcccatcacactttattgtgatagtagtggtgttgtggcaaactccaaAGAGCCTCATAGCCACAAACATAGAAAGCATGTAGAGCGCAAGTATCATCTTATGAAAGAGATTATGCAATAGGGAGATGTTCGAAGCAcaatattgttgatccatttacaaaggctctcatggctaaagttttttaggatCATCTAGTGGGTCTGGGTCTACAAATTTTATTGGGTATATTGTATGCCgcagtttattgtattgtatattgatactttaCTTTTCCACTCgtcttttattgtattttgatatATTCCACTAGCtttaaacaagtgggagattgttggaatgGATGccctaaatctagtgtatctcaTGG
This window contains:
- the LOC120079234 gene encoding uncharacterized protein LOC120079234 — encoded protein: MNTVLVVDDLKFVLTKECPLALGHNASRSVRDAYKRWTKANDKAKIYILACLSEVLAKKHKTMITACQIIESLCDMFRKPSSQAMYDALKFIFSARMFEGLSIREHVLNMMNHFNIAKMNGSLINEPSQMSSIMQSLSDNFL